The Pseudorca crassidens isolate mPseCra1 chromosome 16, mPseCra1.hap1, whole genome shotgun sequence genome includes the window GTGTCCAAGCAACAGTTTAGGGGACAAGTTTGTCTCCGCTGCTGGCCTGCAGCTCCCTCCCCTATCTCTGGGCCCCGGCCCAGCCCAACCCAGCACAGGCCCTGGCGTCCAGGCAGCATCTGGTGCATGTTGACTGGGTGACAAGATTAGGTCAAGAAACTCCTGGTCAGTTGTTCGGCTACACAGAGGCCCAGGAGGCCAAGGCGCTGGGAGAAGACAGCCGAGGGAAGTGAAGGGAGGGTCAGAGGGTACCCGGCCTCCCTCACCTGCCTCCATCACAGGTTTACAGGAGCCGCCGTCTCCGTGAGTGAAGGGGCCTACTTCGTGGCTCAGCTGCTGGCCATCTGCTTCCAGTAAGTAGCCTCCAGAGcggccccactcccacccccagccccagacacTCCCAGATGCCTCCACCCATGAGACCACGACCCGGTAGATGTTCTGCTCCCGAAGCAGCCACAGACAGGTTCTCTCTGGACCCTGCCGCGAGCCCCAGCCTGGACATGGGCTCAGGCTCGTGGAGCTCAGTGGTCCCCTTTTCCCTTCTCACAACCAGGGAGCGGACTGACTCATCCATTCAGGGCCTGACCCCACCCAGAGTCCCCCAACAGAGTCCATCCCCATCCTCAACCAGTCACTGTACCCCCCGTCTGAGTCATCTACCACGGGGCGACTACCTCGCGGAAAGCCAGCTTGGAGCAGCCAGAGCTGGGTTTGAGAACTGACTCTGCCTCCTGCTGGGACCCAGGGACAAGTCAGGGCCTGCCTCCATGCCCGTTTGTGAGGCAGGAATGCAGATTTTTCAGAATCTTGGGAAACCACATGGCCACAGAGGCCTATACCTCTGCCCAGTCATGCTCCGTTCATGGAAGCTGTCATCAGGGTGGCCAAGGACTGACCCCTGGCCACAGTTCTCAGAATCTAGACAGTTGGGTCTCTAGGTGGTCAGCTAAAAAGCCAGGCTTCAAATCCAGCTGTCCTGGCATCGTGCAAGGCCGCCCTGAAGGAGCAGGCCTCCCCCATTTCTGCTGAATGTCACTGCTAAAGGACCTTTGCAATTtctcagggcagggcagggaggtgcCCCGGGCCTGAAGGGGCATTTTACGGTCTCTGGAGTCCCTCCACTCCCAGCCAGGGTTTGTTACAAAATAATGACCACCAGAGGGCAccaatgagccatggccgcagaatGTGGGAGGAGGGCTGTGCTCTGGTCCAACACGTCATCCGCCAGCCCACACCACTCCCCCAAAGCCAGACTGGGCAGGAGGCGGTGTGCAGAGCCCCGCTCCAAGCCAATTCAGAGGATGAAGGAGATGGACCTAAAGGCAAACACTTTCCTCCTTTGCAGCCTGGAGATAGCTCCCCTAAGGAAAACTGCCCAGCATCAGGCCTCTGCCAGGCCCACGTGTGGTCCTTGCATGTCAGTTAACAGAGAAGCCCCCTTGGGACAATGCCATCTCATGCCTAGCCAAGGCTCCTTTGAGTAGGGTGCAGCTGGATTCCAGCCCTCTCACCCATGTGGCCAGGCcctttgtgcagtgcacaaccctTACAACTGTCCCAGCCAGGTGTCTCCTGTGCTGCACACTTTCTGCACTACACTGTGGACTTCCCAGTGTGCCCCTGAGTCTCCTACTCTTCTCCCCACTGCCTTTGCAGCATCCTGAGAGCATTTACCTTCCTCCCCCCTGGGCCAAACAGGCACGTCTGGGCTGCATTTCACAAAATTGCTGGAGACCCTCTGGAAAGGCTCAGGCAAGGCCCCTAACGGTGGAACCCACAGTGAGGTCTTCAGCCCCTGGGGGTGTTCAACCAGAGGCCACTGCAGGGAACATGGTCATAATAGGACCCAATCCCAGACTCTGATGGCTTTATATATTGCTGGGGCTTTCCTGGGTCGCTGCCTACTCCCTGCCAATCCTGGACTTCCTCCCCCCAGGTGTCAGCCAGGGTCCCTGGCCTACAGAGCAAGGGAGAAGGCCCACTGGCTGGGCTGCTTCCAGAGGTTCCTGGCCTACATGCTGCTCTCTGTGGCCTGCTTCCTCCACCCTGTCCTGGTCTGGCACGTGACCATCCCAGGTAGGAGCTCCAGGAGGTAGTGGAGGCAGGCAGCCCCCACTGCAGGTAGGCTCTGAGCAGAAGGGGCTGCATCCCGCTCTCATGGACCTGCAGTGATGCTGGCTCCAGGGCCCCACTAGCCCCTCTGCCCTTTCTAGCATGAATCATAGGGATGAGGAACTGATCAAGTGGTAGGAAAGTCCCAAGAAGTGCATCTTTCCTATAGGCGTCCAGAGGCTCTACCCACAAGAGCGAACTGACCTTTTCTCCAATGCTTGTGTGTGGTCTGAACGTTCAGAGGGAGCAAGATAGTCACTTCTCCATCCAAACCCTTCTGTGCCTCCTTAGCACCTACCCCTTCAAGTCCAAACTCCTCAGCCTGGTTTGAAAGGCACACCAAATGGGATCCCCAAAGACCCTTGCAACTCCATCTTCTTCTCCCACCCCATTCGCCCTGCTCGTCAGCCCAGGTTCTGATCTCAGAAGCCAGCACTTGATGCTTCCACCTCCTGAGCTTTGACAATGATTTTTTCTGCTAGgacccttctcccttctccttagCTGTGAAAACTGCTCCCCTCCTCACAGCCCATCTAAAAGTGCCAGGAAGCAGACCGCCCTTGGAGATGAGGTGGAAAGGTGgagcctcctcttccttcctgctgTTTCTCTTAAAGTACCTGTCGTGGCCTCTCAGGGACACCCCGTGCAGCCTTCACTCCTGAGCAGGACTCAGCTCTGCCGAGGCCACAGCGAGCCACGGCCCCCCACTCCTTAGAGAGCGTGAGATGCATGGGAGGCCCTGGCCCTGGCAGGCGGGACAGCCACCTTCACCCCTTCCTCTGGAAGACAGAGGGGCCTCTGGCCTGGAGGCTGCATGAGGGGCCAGGAGGGGAGCCAACACTGTGCCAGCTGTACCCACAGGGATTTGCCATTTCCTCCATGTTTGTAGGGCAGCGGGCGGTAAAGCGGGATCTCCCCACTCCTGGGAATGGAGGGAAGCCCAGTTCAGCAGTTGGGCCCAGTATCCAGCATAGAGTCCAGGTGTGTCGAAAGCATTGCAGGTCCAGCCCCAACAAACCGCCCCTGAGAGGGAGGCTGAGCGTGGTGATGGGAGGACAGGCGGGCAGCACCAGGATCGGCTGTCAGCAAGAAGGGGGCCTGGGGCACAGGGTCTCCTGGCTAACTGTCAGGGTGAGGGCCCCAGCACAGCACTGGCCCCACTGACATCCCCCGGCCAGGCACCAGGCCTGCCACAtgggtctgatgtgggtctctgaGGACAAGTCAGGCGTGAGGGCTGCAGCACTGGGGACCTGAGTGTGGCCACACAGGCGTGCCGCAGTGGCCCTCTGGGACGGTGGGCGTGGACAGCCTCTGGCTTTTCTCCAGGACTCGTCCAGCATCCTGACCTCCCAGATCTCTTCCAGGCTCTATGCTCATCATCACTGGCCTGGCCTACTTCCTGCTGAGCAAGcggaaaaagagaaaagctgcCGCAGAGGTGCTGGCCCCCCCAGAGCAGTACACGGACCCCTCTGGCAGCGCCGTGAGCACCACCGGCTCTGGGGACACCGAGCAAACGTACACCTTCCATGGGGCCCTCAAGGAGGGGCCTGGCTCCCTCTTCATCCACATGAAGAGCATCCTGAAAGGGACCAGGAAGCCCAACGCCCTCCAGCACCCAGATGCCCTGATGGAGCTGACTCTGGAGCCAGCTGACCCACTGGCCAAGAAGAAGCAGGTGCACTTTGAGGACAGTACGGTCAGAATGATCCCGGACCTGGCCGAAGACCTGAACGATGGGGACAGCGAGCCAGAGGAGGTCACCTCTGATACCGCCCCCATCATCCCTCCCCCCGAGGCCCCGCTCTTCCTATCTTCCCTCGCGGGCACCAGCCTCTTCTGAGCTGCTTGTTCCAGGCTGGGGGATGATCAGCAAGGGGTCTGTATAGATAGACAGCCCTGCCTGGAATTTCCTGATGTCCAGGGGCCCTGCGGGGAGCTCGGGGTCTTCACAGGTCAGTTCTTCAATGGCTGACCAGACATCCCCACGGTAGCTGGGCCTCTGGGACCATCGAGCGACACGACAGGTCCTGCGGAGACCTTGAGGGTGGCTCCAAAGAAGCTCGCACTGCCTCGAACCCTCACAAGTTTCTCTCTCCCAGACATGGAGCGGAGAAATCCTTGTGCTTTCCCCGAAGGAGAACATCGTTCCCACTTCACACAAGGCTGCGTCAGTCCAGAAGCCCTGGGGCTTCTCTTGCTCCTGACACAGGACCCAGCACTCAGCAAGGACTCACGGCCCATCTCATCTCTGATGTAACATTTCAGCTCTGAAAGGCCAGGGATGCTCTGGCAGCTTACACGTCTCAGAGGCAGGTGTAGACTACAGCTACGGGTCCTGAACTCCAACCGAGATGGTTCAGGACGGGAGCAGGGAGAAAAGGCAAGGCTGCGAGCCCTCAGGACGGGAGCAGCGCCGAGCAGTGGGCCGAATTCTCTGCGCGCTCTGGGGCTGGCGCCGGGCAGCAGGAGTCACAGAGCGACTTGAGACAATGCGGCTCTGTGCTCACTGCAGGGAGGGCCAGGCCAGATGAGCAATGCTCGTTCCAGAAGCATCGCTGAGGGCTCCCTACATCCTCACTACATGGGCTCTCAAGATTCCAAGTAGATGATGTAAACTGAAAGAGACTGAAATCTGACAGTCCTCAGCCGTGAATGCCAACACACAGGACAAGGCGCCTGCTGTATGCAGGGACCGCAGAGGCGGTGCCCTGGAGACTCACACAGCACGGAGACATCGCTCTGCCCTGCTTGGTGACTGTTGGGAGGATAGGTGAGAGATCTATATTTGTTGaaaatgggagagaaggaaggaagagatgggAAAAGAGGGAAGACAGGAAAGTGGGCAGGCAGCAGGCTAGGTTTCTGCCACGGGACCACGGAAGTGACAGTTAACCCAGAATGAACAAAGAAAGATGAATCAGATACTCAGTGAAGGATGTGCAATATGTATTTCTACAAAGTGTTCTGTGGTCCATGGGATCGTTACAAGGCAGAGCAGACACATTATTCTTCACAGGCAATCTTAATTAATGAGAAATTACAATGCTTCTTCATTCGTGCGTGTGAGCAAACACCAGGGTTCTGTAGAGCAAAACTTAGAGCACATGCTTTAAGGTCTAGATTAGAAACGTGTGCTCATTCTTGTACACTTTTCAACATTCCCTACAAGTTATTTTGCAAATGTATGGAAATAGCCAAGCAGAAGCTTGTATCAGTTTGGTGCCTAAATGCAGCAGGTATCCCAAACAAGTAGACTCCTCCCTGCAATAACCCAGTTCTTCTGTAAAACCAAGTGAGAAAAGACATTCTCACAAGCCTTCAGAGGTGGAAGCAATAGCGCTGTTTCTTTAGCCGCCGCCGAGGAGGAAGTTCAGGGGCTGAGAGTCACAGCTGGGGGAGGATGAGTAATATGGAACATGGGTCTGGGTAGGCGGGGATGGTACCCGATTCCGAATGGGCCAGGTGTCCCAGGCTGGCCTGCAGTGCACAGAAGGAGTCCCACGTGGGGAGGAGCCAGGGTCCCCACCTGTCACATGGAGAGGAGGATACGATGGGCACAGACATCCTCATGGCACAGGCCTCTGGGGAACCCAACGGTCCTGCCCCATTCTCAGCCCGAGTCAGCAGAGCTGGATAGGTGAGTAGGCTGCAGGAAGCAAACTGAGAAGCATAATGTCTGAGCTTTCAGACCCCATTTAATAAACACCTCTGCTATAGCAGCGTTTGGGATGTGTCTTAGAGGTGAGGCGGGCATTGGGAGTTCTGGGTGATATGCGTGTGATTCTGAGACatctaggcttcctggtggctgcCATCAGTTAAGGGAGTCTGCTGGGTATGCTGCATTAGAGGCTGAGGTGATTATGAGCTTACCTAGGTTAACAAAGTAAAGCTCTTCCACACTCTTATTGctgaccccaccccctcccccgaaAAAAGGGTCTGGGTGAGATCATTCAAGAGACCAGAGCCCTCATCTCTGTCAGTGGACCAGGCAAGAAAGTGGCACCTTCCTCAAAAGCAGGCGACTACCACGTGTCTCCATTTGATTCTCAGCCCAAGACGCTACAACCACATCCTTAGCTACTGCTGTCCCTGCAAACGTGTAATGACACCCATCCTTGCTGAGAAACACAGACTAGAAGGGCTGACCTTGTTGTAGCCCGCCTTCCTTTGTCAGCAGAAGGCAGAGCAGATGTTGCGTAGTCGTAGAACAGAGCTATTGGAAGtagagccctgggctggggatcGTTAAATCTGCCCTTAACACGTTGATTGACCTGGGCCAAGCCCCTTCACTTCTCTGGTTTCAGGCTCCCCTAGTAAGTGGGAATAACAACACTTCTCTCAGGATGGGTGCAATGAGCCCTCCAAGAAAGATGGGGAAAGTGCTTTTCAGATTACAAATCACCCAAGTCGGTGTGAGCGCATGTTCCTATTGCTGTGGGGACCTCTCAGTGAGGAAACCCCaaagtaaggaaacagaaaacatcacCAAGGCTTATCTCCAGGGCAAGGCCAATGCGGGTCTCAAATCCAGATCCCAGGGCTCGAGCCTGGAAAGGGTGTAGGTACCACCCTCCAGCTTAGAGAGCCATAGTGGACCGCCAGTCACGGGGAGCCACGCCCTGGCGGGTCACCCAGTGTTCCAATCTCTCTCCCACCAGTCCGAAAGgatctttttagtttttaaaataacttggttgagatataattcaagtaccataaaattcaccaaagTGTATAATTGAATGTCCTTTATTATATTCATGATCGACCTCACCACAATCTAAGATCACAACATTTTCATCGCCCCTAAGAAAAGCCTGTTACCCATTAGCAATTATTCCCCACTCCAATCCACTCCTAtgctaagcaaccactaatctactttctgtctttatagattttcctattctggacatttcatgtcaATCGAATCCTGTATTgtaatatgtggtctttgtgacttgctttattcacttagcataaagttcTCAAGGTTCACCCGTGTTGTAAcatgtatctttattttattccttttcatggtTGTATAATAGTCAATTATATGGTTATACTACttgtgtttatctattcatctgttgatggacgtttgggttgtttccattttgtgcctatcatgaataatgctgctatgaacattttcatGTACAAGTTTCTGGGTGGACATATATAGTCATTTCCTTGATATCTACTTCGGGGTTGAATTGCTTGGTCAAGTGGTAAATCGGTGTTTACCTTCTTAAGAAACCGCCAGTTTTCCGAAGGGGCTGCACCATTTAccatcaacagtgtatgagggttctgatttcttcacatcttcaccaacatttgttattgtctgACTTTTTTATTATACTCATTCATTAATtatggttttgatatgcatttccctaatgactaacggTTTGGGGCAACCTTTCATGTAATTATTGACCATTTATATATCTTGAGAAATGTCCATTCAAATGctttgcccttttaaaaaaattggtttaTTTGCCCTTCTATTTTGAATTGTAAGGGTTTTTaacatattctggatactagacttTTACCAGttacattatttgcaaatattttctcccactctatgGGTTGCctcttcactttcttgatagagTCCTTTGaagccttttctctttcttgcctgaTTTCCCTAGCTACCACCACCAGTACAACAGTGAATAGAACAAGAGCAGatatccttatcttgttcctgattctTGGGGAAAGCattctttcaccattgaataCGATGATACCTAGGTGTTTTGTAGATGTCCTCATGAGGTTGAGGAAGTTTCTTTCTATTTCCACATTGTTGAGTGATCCTATCACGAAAGGTTATTCGATTTGTCAAATGCTTGGGGCAAAACTGTAATGTAAAGTGAACgctggagggagagggagccCCATGTTATTAGCCATCCCTGCCCAGAGTGGAGTGCCTGGAATAATTTCCAAGAGATAGAGCTGAGAGGGAATACGGGAAGGGGTAGTGGTTCAAGCGCCATATACCCTCCCTGTTCTCACCAagatttagtagattttcttgaatgaATTTTTCTCTGTTTGCTACATGCCCTTAGGACAATTTCCAGAGATTTGAAATAATTGATACTTTTAATTTCCTCCAGTTAAATAGTTGGTTTGCAGGGAGAGTGTCCCCCCAGCTCCTTGCACTGCCAGTCCAGAAGTCTTGCTCCTAATTTTTTGTGCCATGACCATGAAGAAATGGGATGCATTGATGAGAACTTTGACCATCAAGTGCACAAGATGTAGGCTGGAGCCCTAGATCTGCTTTTCACCAGCTATGTGGCCAGAGCTCGTGTAACCCTTCTGAGCCTCCActtctccatttgtaaaaaagaaataataaaagtacctaCCTCCAAGAATTGACTGAGAGTCAAATATTATGTTGTCAGTGAAGTAAAGCACCTGGTTGCTGGCAGGGGCTCAGTAAGCATCAGCTCCCTGGCCCTCCTGGTCCTTGAGTGCTCCCTTCTTGGAATGCGGGTGCCTACAGCCATTCTGGAAGCGTTTGCCagctcctttctgcaggctgcatgttATTGTCTCGAAGTCCCACCTACCCTTTCAGCTCAGCCTAGAGCCAAAACCTTGCCAATGGTATATATGTCCCGGGAACACACTTGAGCCTCTTTTCCTGGTGTTCTACCCCATTCCACACCTCACTGATCTCTCAAAGGAAACATACTATTTGATATATCCAAATGGGAGAACCTCTTGCACCATCCCCTGCCTGCACAAAATTTCAAGCTTTCTCTGCAAACTGGTCAGTCATCCAGCCTGCACCTTCCCCTCAAAACCCTGGGATAAGCTGGAGATTAGAGCTGCCATCCTGTCGATGGCAGGAAAAACTACTGCTCTTGGGAAACAAAGAGGGCCTGTCCCCTTTGGCTGGCTAGGGGCTGCCCCCATGAGATCTGCCTGGCTGGTTATTTTATCGTCGtctggagaagaaggaaaaactgGTAAGTCAAGACCTTTGCACAGGAGAGAAGTGGAATTCAGAGAAGCCAAGTTTCATTTCAGTGGAACATTATGTTGTGAGTTTCACATTATGATAAGGGTGAAGACACTTTATAAAAAGAAGCTTCCAGGAGGCCAGGAGAATGGTCCCACTGGGCTCTGCTTAGATTTGGGGCCTTGGGTCATTCCTCATATGTAACGTGAGAGAATGAGGTCATCTCTAAGGGTTCTGCCAGCTCCAAGCCTCAGGGATGCCCAGCTGGGCACATTAACAGGGAGTGCGTGCCCAGACTTCAGAACAGGTCCAAGGAAAATCCAATATTGAGTCTAAAGATAGGCtgtgtggtttttgttgttgttgttttttaacagcaTGATCATCCGGGAAATTTGTACAACCTCTTAAGACAGAGATCTGGGGCAGCTGGGAGCATTAGAACTGCGGGAGTGCACTGACGTATACTGGGGCAGGTGCAAGAGACCATCCAATGAAATGTTTACCACCTAATGGATATTGAAAGCCTTTGTGAGTCTCAAATCAAATTCCTCTTTGAAGGGAAGATGACGAGTAAATAGGCAATGCCGGTGATGATTCATTTGCCCCTAAACAGCTGCTTCTGTCTGAGGCTGCACGCGGTACACAGTGGGGATGAGGGGGCCTGAAGCCCACTATCGCTTCAGTATCCAGTTTCCAGGAAACTCGGTGAGATGTTTGCAGCTCCCAATCGCAGGTTCCTCTTTCCAAAGTAGAACACATCTCTTTTCGATCAGCAGCACCATTATaaacttagagaaaatggttGCTAGGGACAAGAGTCCatttaactcaacaaatattcattaaacTCTTCCTGGGGGGCCAGGCACTATGCAAGGTGCTGGGCTAAAGGGGTGAGTCGAGCTTACTCTCTGACCCCATAGATGGAAGTGTGGCCGACTTAAGGCAGATATAAGCGTTACAATGAAATTGCAGACAATGTGCCACGAGACATGAATTCAGAGGGAGACCTAGGAAAGTAGATTTGTGTTGAGCTTCAGAAGAAGGACTAGAATATTACCAGGTATGTAATTGTCTATCCTGGGACAAGGGGAGCATGGCAAAGTCCATCAGAATCTGAAGCCAGCCGATATGTTCTCCATACATAACAAAGAAGATTTTTGTGCAGTACAGAAAGCGTAAGGCAGAGAACCCTATCAACAACAAAGACAATAACAACGGACAGAAGCGACGTGAGTGTGTGGGGGGCATTCAGTGCTTTGCAGGTGCATTCTCCTCTAATCCTCACAGTCTATGAAGCAGGGTCTTTTACAATTACATGTCGCAAATGGGAAATCATAGCATGGAGAATTTAGTAACTTGCACACTGGCTCACAGCTAAAAAGCCATAGAGCCAGTATTCATTCCAGACTCCAGCGccgaaattctttatttttaaatttttttttcatttttatttttggctgtgttgggtcttcattgctttgtgtgggctttctctacttgcggcgagcaggaggtACTCTTCgatgcagtgtgcgggcttctcattgcggtggcttctcttgttgaggagcacgggctctaggcgcgtgggcttcagtagttgcagcacgtgggctcagtagttgtggctcatgggctctagagcgcaggctcaatagttgtgacgcacgggcttagctgctccgtggcatgtgggatcttcccggaccagggctcgaacccgtgtcccctgcattggcaagtggattcttaatcactgcgccaccagggaagtccccggaaaTGAAATTCTTAATGCCATCAGGAGAACAAAGTCTTAGATTGGCCACAGACCTCATCAACCCATAGCCTTGACCACGCCCCTTCCCCTGGGCCTCTCTCCCTTGTGTTTTGAAAGAGAAGAGTGCTGACCAAATGACCCTAAGGTGCTTGACATCTAAGTCACCTGAGATTGACTTTTCTCAGGGGTggatggagaggaggaaaggaacagggagggagaaagaaagtttAGGGAGCTAGCTTAGGTGGGACGAGGCAGAAAACCAGCTCCGCACTGAGGCTGTGACTGTGTTTACCCCATTTTTCACCCTGTGTCTGCATGCCCAGGAGCAGTTTCTATTCTGAGCATTAAACTCTCCCAACCCCAACACAGAGAGAGCCTGAGCAGTGCTTGACTCCTGCCCCTGGCACGGTCAGTGCCATGCGGCTCACCCTGCCAGAGGCCTGGCGCCTTTGGGGTTTTCCCTGGTGGCTGATGGGCCTAAGCCAAGCCTGGGAGCTGCGCCAGGTCCCGCCACGCGGCCCGCCTCCACGCCCAGGACAAAACTCCCAGCCTCAGCAGGGTCTCCCCCGCCATGCAGGTGAGAAGTGGCGAAGCAAACATCCCTGACACTTAGGGAGACAGCATCAACACCCAGGCTACCCTCTGGTTTCCCTCCAGAGGCCCGGGGCTCCTGCGGCTTCTGCTTGCTGTGCTCCAGTCCCTGGGGCTTATAAAAAAAGGTCAGCAGAGAGAGACCAGCCGGCACAACCTCCCAAAGTCCCCTTGCTCCCCTGAGCCCAGAGCCCCCTGGCTAACGCCCCCCAGCAGCTGGTGGGAGGTCTTTCTGGCCTCAGGACCTCACGGCCGCTCTTCATTTCTCCATGGACCTTTTCAGTTCCCATTTCTCTGGCTTGGGCAGCCCCCTGTGCTCACAGCCAGGCCACTTTTCTCTAGCCAGGGTCCTCTCCCAGTTACTCAGAGCATCCACCCCACTTCCTTGGTGCTCAACAGAGGCCAGTACTCTCCTGACCTTCTCTCCGTCTgttgtcctccccctcccccttcagaCCTGGCTCACTCATCACAAGACAGTGACTTTGCTCCCTGGAATGGGCTGGCCTTGTCTTCGGGGGCTTTGCAGTCAGGGCAGGCATTGCCGGACTTCTTGCCAGGGGCACCGTTGATCCCTTGCTTGCTGGTAGAGCCTGGATTTTCACAGCTGATCTATCTTCCTCCCTTCGACCAGCCATGTGCTTCACCCTGTCAGTCACAAGGGTCCATCCTCTGCAGCGCACCCCTACCCCACTGCCGGACAGTAAGAAGTGAGAGGGGGGTGGCCCAGTACCTTCTGGAAAAGGTTTCCTTGCTATTAAAATGACCCAGACTGGATGAAACCCTTCCTCTCCTTCAGGTGAATATGGTCATGACTGCTGAGAAATACAGGAACCATGTGCAAATATGAGGGGGAACTTAACCACTACGCTGAGGATGAGTGCAGAGACGGGAAGAACTTGGGTCCTTGAAAATGTCTTTGAGATACTGACTTAGCCAACCATGGAACTACCCATTTTGGGGGCTTTTtactgtgtgagataataaaatcccctttgtttgggttttttattcCTCACAGATGAAAGCATCCCATGTTAGAGTGTAACTTACCCACACCCTTTGCCAGGTTTTGCATAAAGAAAATGTCCTATATCAACCGCAAATCTTTCTTTACCCGTGGACCAAATGAGGCCCTCTGCCTGCTTTGATagataaagttttactggaacgcAGCCATGCCCT containing:
- the TMEM72 gene encoding transmembrane protein 72; amino-acid sequence: MIKPSTWQAGKVSPIHTSARLRWPGLVWQEPGAGSHSLPLHTGHLEHLGPELLLPAFLGPCTMKLQVFWTGLEYTCRLLGITTAAVLIGVGTETFLQGQFKSLAFYLLFTGAAVSVSEGAYFVAQLLAICFQCQPGSLAYRAREKAHWLGCFQRFLAYMLLSVACFLHPVLVWHVTIPGSMLIITGLAYFLLSKRKKRKAAAEVLAPPEQYTDPSGSAVSTTGSGDTEQTYTFHGALKEGPGSLFIHMKSILKGTRKPNALQHPDALMELTLEPADPLAKKKQVHFEDSTVRMIPDLAEDLNDGDSEPEEVTSDTAPIIPPPEAPLFLSSLAGTSLF